A genomic window from Silene latifolia isolate original U9 population chromosome 11, ASM4854445v1, whole genome shotgun sequence includes:
- the LOC141615391 gene encoding uncharacterized protein LOC141615391: MNNSESASYHAGEAKGQAKEKAGNMAEKASNAAHSAKESMQEAGSQMQAKARGAADAVKDATGMK; the protein is encoded by the exons ATGAACAACTCCGAGAGTGCTAGCTACCACGCTGGTGAGGCCAAGGGCCAAGCCAAG GAGAAGGCCGGAAACATGGCTGAAAAGGCCAGCAATGCTGCCCATTCTGCCAAAGAATCCATGCAAGAG GCCGGATCACAAATGCAAGCCAAGGCGCGAGGGGCAGCTGATGCAGTGAAGGATGCCACCGGCATGAAATGA
- the LOC141612459 gene encoding uncharacterized protein LOC141612459, whose protein sequence is MAAEGNPKRRVAFVLIDGLGDVSIPRFGYKTPLEVANVPNLDAIASAGVNGLMDPVEPGLGCGSDTAHLSLLGYNPRVYYRGRGAFESMGAGLAMSPGDIAFKSNFATLDEKTGIVTSRRADRHFEEEGPILCAALDGLKLPSFPEYEVRVRYATEHRCGVVVKGPRLSGNISGTDPLKDNRLLLQAEPLDGTDEAKHTAAVVNELSKEISCILVAHPINAKRMAEGKNIANIVLLRGCGIRIEVQPFEQQHGLRPCMVAPTKIIAGLGLSLGIDILEAPGATGDYRTLLTSKATAIAKALSAPLNSSPHIFVPGEEEHKPGQSDGYDFGFLHIKAIDDAGHDKATVFKVKGLEVVDKAIGQLAKLLWQAESTGKFEYFLCVTGDHSTPVEYGDHSFEPVPFTICRLKDFVVAKGGESVVMETSLESFPLPTVEAGDDLAEECLSADQRTEGLRKAFNGDAVFELNEIAAARGCLGRFPGSEMMGVINAFLQLNP, encoded by the exons ATGGCGGCCGAAGGGAATCCGAAGAGAAGAGTAGCATTTGTGCTGATTgatggattgggtgatgtgtcgatTCCGAGATTTGGGTACAAGACCCCTTTAGAAGTGGCGAATGTGCCAAATTTGGATGCTATTGCTTCAGCCGGGGTTAATGGGCTCATGGACCCTGTTGAACCTGGTTTGGGATGTGGGAGTGACACTGCCCATCTTTCTTTACTTGGTTACAATCCAAGGGTTTATTACCGTGGTCGAGGTGCTTTTGAGTCAATGGGTGCTGGATTGGCCATGTCACCAGGAGATATTGCATTCAAG TCTAATTTTGCGACCTTAGATGAGAAAACTGGCATAGTTACGAGTAGAAGGGCTGACCGCCATTTTGAAGAAGAGGGGCCAATCCTCTGTGCTGCCCTTGATGGGCTGAAATTGCCATCCTTTCCCGAGTACGAAGTTAGAGTCAG GTATGCTACAGAGCATAGATGTGGAGTAGTTGTGAAGGGACCAAGATTAAGTGGGAATATATCTGGAACCGACCCTCTGAAGGATAATCGTTTACTTCTACAAGCTGAACCTTTAGATGGTACAGATGAAGCAAAGCACACAGCCGCAGTTGTGAATGAATTATCCAAGGAGATTTCCTGCATACTTGTAGCACATCCTATAAATGCCAAGAGGATGGCAGAAGGAAAAAACATAGCTAATATTGTCCTTTTACGAGGTTGTGGTATTCGAATTGAG GTTCAGCCGTTTGAACAGCAGCATGGCTTACGGCCATGCATGGTAGCACCTACTAAGATAATTGCAGGACTTGGGTTGTCGCTTGGCATAGACATACTTGAAGCTCCTGGAGCAACCGGAGACTATCGAACTTTGCTAACTTCCAAAGCAACTGCCATAGCCAAGGCACTATCGGCTCCTCTCAACTCTTCTCCTCATATTTTTGTCCCCGGTGAGGAAGAGCACAAGCCTGGCCAGTCTGATGGATACGATTTTGGGTTTCTCCACATCAAG GCGATAGATGATGCAGGTCATGATAAAGCAACTGTCTTTAAAGTGAAAGGATTAGAAGTTGTAGACAAAGCAATAGGGCAGTTAGCTAAGCTCCTTTGGCAAGCAGAATCAACTGGAAAGTTTGAATACTTCCTATGTGTAACTGGAGATCACTCTACACCTGTTGAATATGGGGACCACAGCTTTGAACCCGTTCCTTTCACAATATGCCGCTTAAAGGACTTTGTGGTTGCAAAAGGTGGTGAATCTGTTGTGATGGAAACTTCGCTTGAATCTTTTCCTCTCCCGACTGTCGAAGCCGGTGATGATCTGGCAGAAGAATGTTTATCTGCTGATCAGAGAACAGAAGGCTTAAGAAAGGCCTTTAATGGTGATGCGGTTTTTGAGCTCAATGAGATAGCTGCAGCAAGGGGATGCCTCGGACGTTTTCCAGGAAGTGAGATGATGGGTGTAATCAACGCATTTCTCCAACTGAATCCATGA
- the LOC141612460 gene encoding uncharacterized protein LOC141612460 — MYVTRGLSLYRKDPSSLSIRPPDYAPNTGVLVMTDEATEEQDAYCWGICDYKNIKTLPFPQNKLLSIVHQSEFRKASLTKVWFLPVLGHPLSAHRYYIIRAKGQHKGKACTSSKRADVWSCCCYSEFINDLKPRPFDYRDIYQQFEIRRYHGGGFYAKSVAYDGVPPNFLRKKGWEVRVHRSIRGQLHDALGLDESVQASLPPPPTFPIPPLHQRYTGVVIGRWYTPFLFLREEAKLWRHMKKSMFYEITLEQYWEEIYSKQNESNEDDSIVIDAMVKREEAIVYGMESVVEVNPMLGYVSFTIPSNLSNGNRVRLTMSLAVFEAMRGVQVERGWTNDQEFDVRVERVEEVGRRRRRGNHMEWRRFGCYVMVESYSIRRMDGVLIMKHNFKHTHKIQCRWD; from the exons ATGTATGTAACAAGGGGTCTATCCCTATATAGGAAGGATCCAAGTTCTCTATCGATTAGACCCCCCGATTATGCACCAAACACTGGGGTATTAGTAATGACTGATGAAGCTACGGAAGAACAGGATGCTTATTGTTGGGGAATTTGTGATTACAAGAATATTAAGACATTACCGTTTCCTCAAAACAAGTTATTGTCAATTGTGCATCAGTCAGAGTTTAGGAAAGCCAGTCTCACTAAGGTTTGGTTCCTTCCGGTTTTGGGACACCCTTTATCTGCTCATAGATACTATATCATCAGGGCCAAAGGCCAACACAAAGG GAAAGCATGCACAAGTTCAAAAAGAGCAGATGTATGGTCATGTTGCTGTTACTCAGAGTTTATAAACGACCTAAAACCAAGGCCATTTGATTATAGAGACATATACCAACAGTTTGAAATCCGCCGCTACCATGGTGGTGGCTTCTATGCTAAATCCGTTGCTTATGATGGCGTTCCTCCAAATTTCCTTCGGAAAAAAGGGTGGGAAGTTCGAGTACATCGTTCTATTCGAGGACAATTACATGACGCTTTAGGCCTTGATGAATCCGTCCAAGCTTCACTCCCTCCCCCTCCGACCTTTCCTATTCCACCTTTACATCAACGATATACCGGCGTTGTCATAGGAAGATGGTACACCCCCTTCTTATTCCTCAG GGAAGAAGCAAAATTATGGAGACATATGAAGAAATCAATGTTCTATGAGATCACTCTAGAGCAATATTGGGAAGAAATTTACTCGAAGCAAAACGAGAGTAACGAGGATGATTCAATTGTGATTGATGCAATGGTAAAAAGAGAAGAGGCTATAGTGTATGGCATGGAAAGTGTGGTAGAAGTGAACCCAATGTTAGGATATGTAAGTTTCACTATACCAAGTAACTTGAGCAATGGGAATAGGGTGAGGTTGACGATGAGCTTGGCGGTTTTCGAGGCAATGAGAGGGGTACAAGTCGAAAGAGGGTGGACGAATGATCAAGAATTTGATGTAAGAGTAGAAAGAGTTGAAGAAGTtgggaggagaagaagaagagggaATCATATGGAGTGGAGAAGGTTTGGGTGTTATGTTATGGTGGAAAGTTATTCAATTAGGAGAATGGATGGTGTTTTGATTATGAAGCATAATTTTAAGCATACTCATAAAATTCAATGTAGATGGGATTGA
- the LOC141612462 gene encoding uncharacterized protein LOC141612462 → MAAHTLLFPPTLSSSINLKGDGSKVGIFSLRTKALPFMNVSSGHKVRAQAAINAGCKGIDIPTHWYNLIADLPVKPPPPLNPRTFEPVTPEDLSPLLPDALIKQEVSTDRYIEIPEEVRDIYGLWRPTPLIRAKRLEKLLGTPARIYYKYEGVSPAGSHKPNTSVPQAWYNAQEGVKRIVTETGAGQWGSALAFACSLFNIDCEVWQVRASYDQKPYRKLMMQTWGAKVHPSPSEITEAGRNILRMDPSSPGSLGIAISEAVEVALNDPKAKYCLGSVLNHVLLHQTVIGEECIKQMEAYGETPDVIIGCTGGGSNFGGLCFPFIREKLNGKMNPLIRAVEPSACPSLTKGVYAYDYGDTAGMTPLMKMHTLGHDFIPDPIHAGGLRYHGMAPLISHVYELGMMEALAIPQTECFQGAIQFARSEGLIPAPEPTHAIAAAIREALHCKETGESKVILMAMCGHGHFDLPSYDKFLQGNLVDLSFSEERIRDSLSRIPNIGS, encoded by the exons ATGGCTGCTCATACTCTTCTTTTCCCTCCCACTCTTAGCTCCAGCATCAACCTCAAAG GCGATGGTAGTAAAGTTGGGATTTTCTCACTGAGAACAAAGGCCTTGCCATTTATGAATGTCTCGTCTGGCCACAAAGTAAGAGCACAGGCTGCAATCAATGCTGGTTGCAAAGGGATAGATATCCCGACACATTGGTACAATTTAATAGCCGATCTTCCAGTTAAACCTCCCCCACCTTTGAATCCTAGGACTTTCGAGCCAGTCACTCCCGAAGATTTGAGTCCTCTCTTACCAGATGCATTGATCAAGCAAGAAGTGAGTACTGACCGATACATTGAAATACCTGAGGAAGTTCGCGATATTTATGGACTATGGAGACCGACTCCTCTGATCAG AGCTAAAAGATTGGAGAAGCTTCTTGGTACACCTGCAAGGATTTACTACAAGTATGAAGGAGTTAGCCCTGCTGGATCGCATAAACCGAACACTTCAGTTCCACAGGCATGGTACAATGCACAGGAAGGGGTTAAGAGAATCGTAACTGAAACTGGGGCTGGCCAATGGGGAAGTGCCCTTGCTTTTGCTTGCAGTTTATTCAACATTGACTGCGAA GTATGGCAAGTTCGGGCCTCATATGACCAAAAACCTTACAGGAAACTAATGATGCAAACTTGGGGAGCTAAGGTTCATCCATCACCATCTGAAATTACCGAGGCAGGAAGAAATATCCTTAGAATGGATCCATCTAGCCCTGGAAGTCTCGGGATAGCCATATCAGAAGCAGTAGAAGTTGCTTTAAATGATCCCAAAGCAAAGTACTGTCTAGGAAGTGTACTTAACCATGTCCTTCTACATCAAACTGTTATAGGAGAGGAATGCATAAAGCAAATGGAAGCGTATGGTGAGACTCCTGATGTGATCATTGGGTGCACGGGTGGAGGTTCCAATTTCGGAGGACTATGTTTCCCGTTCATTAGGGAAAAACTGAATGGGAAAATGAATCCTCTCATAAGAGCTGTTGAGCCTTCAGCTTGCCCTTCTTTGACAAAAGGAGTGTATGCGTATGATTATGGTGATACTGCCGGAATGACACCGTTGATGAAGATGCACACTCTTGGTCATGATTTCATTCCCGATCCAATCCATGCCG GTGGTCTGCGTTACCATGGTATGGCTCCGTTGATTTCACATGTATACGAACTAGGGATGATGGAGGCACTTGCTATACCTCAAACTGAATGTTTCCAAG GGGCAATCCAATTTGCAAGGTCTGAAGGACTCATCCCTGCACCCGAACCAACTCATGCCATAGCTGCTGCTATCAGAGAAGCTCTCCACTGCAAAGAGACGGGAGAATCTAAAGTCATTTTAATGGCAATGTGTGGACATGGTCACTTTGACCTTCCATCATATGACAAGTTTTTGCAAGGAAATTTGGTCGACTTATCTTTTTCCGAAGAGAGGATACGAGATTCACTTTCCAGAATCCCCAATATCGGCTCTTAA
- the LOC141614758 gene encoding tetraspanin-8-like has translation MTIGTILWLRVLIQGHVKLDVGQEYRFKEFASWFKDVVFGTADWPEIRQCIMDRDLCLMDDNALDNLSVLVVIMGACCQLPPWCIYDPNNATIPDCHIWSTEKDKMCYYCDVCIGGFLAQVTELWRRLFPGFVALLFIVIAVFSIGFRAFRQHKADHYSKVCYTTKP, from the exons ATGACCATTGGTACCATCCTTTGGCTTAGAGTCTTGATTCAAGGCCATGTTAAGCTTGATGTCGGACAAGAATACAGGTTCAAGGAGTTTGCGTCTTGGTTTAAGGATGTTGTGTTTGGTACGGCGGACTGGCCTGAAATCAGGCAGTGTATAATGGATAGAGATTTGTGTCTTATGGACGACA ATGCTCTTGACAATTTGTCAGTATTGGTCGTGATCATG GGTGCATGCTGTCAGCTGCCTCCGTGGTGCATCTACGATCCAAACAATGCTACTATTCCCGACTGTCATATTTGGAGCACGGAGAAGGATAAAATGTGTTATTACTGTGATGTTTGCATTGGAGGCTTTTTGGCACAGGTTACAGAGCTATGGCGAAGGCTGTTTCCGGGATTTGTTGCACTTCTTTTCATTGTAATTGCCGTTTTTAGCATTGGTTTCCGAGCTTTCCGACAGCACAAGGCTGACCATTATAGTAAAGTTTGCTATACAACCAAACCTTAA